The sequence TCTTAGATTCAAACAACATACGGTATGAACTTTGCTTCACATCCAAACCCGGTCAAGCAGCAGAATTATCGAAAGAAGGGGTCAACCAGGGCTTCACTCACATCGTTGCCGTTGGAGGAGATGGCACAGCTCATGAAGTCGTGAATGGTTTAGCCGGCTCCTCTGTGATCTTTGGAATGATTCCCTCGGGTAGCGGAAATGACTTTCCAAAGGCTGTCGGTATACCACTTGATATCAAATCAGCGATAGAATTGCTAGTTCGTAATGCGACAAGGCAAATCGACCTCGGAATGCTGGGGAACCAATTTTTCATAAATGGTCTTGGCATTGGCTTTGACGGCGCTGTTGCAGCTCGTTTCAGTAAAATGAAAAAACTCAGAGGGGAGATCGGATATCTATTGGGAGCCGTTGTTGAGGCAATCAGGTTCAGTGGTTTCCAGCTCGAGCTTAAGACTCCCGGCTGGAGCTTTCGTGGATACGCCTTACTTACGGGTGCTTCAAACGGTCAATACCATGGGGGCAATTTCAAGTTAGTACCCCAGGCCAGAGCAGACGATGGTCTCTTGGACATATATGTATTCGAAGACATGTCTTTGATAAGAAGGATTGTTAATTTGCCCAGGGTTCTTTTAGGAAATCATACGAAAATAAAAGGAGTGCATTTTAAGCAGGTATCCAAAGCTGAGATAACATTGGATCGCGAAATCCAAGCCCACATGGATGGAGAGCCCCTTTTGCTCAATCCCGGAACACATGTAATAAATGTATTTCCAAAAGCTTTGAGGATACTGTCACCGGTAAGCTAGAGAACCAAGGACTCCACAAGTTCAATCAGTCGGTGGTGGAAATGGTGGACACAAGGGGCCGTTTGCTCTAATTCTTGACATCATACCGTTATCCTCATGATT comes from Thermodesulfobacteriota bacterium and encodes:
- a CDS encoding diacylglycerol kinase family protein, whose protein sequence is MINPSAGNGKTQNLIPSIKSFLDSNNIRYELCFTSKPGQAAELSKEGVNQGFTHIVAVGGDGTAHEVVNGLAGSSVIFGMIPSGSGNDFPKAVGIPLDIKSAIELLVRNATRQIDLGMLGNQFFINGLGIGFDGAVAARFSKMKKLRGEIGYLLGAVVEAIRFSGFQLELKTPGWSFRGYALLTGASNGQYHGGNFKLVPQARADDGLLDIYVFEDMSLIRRIVNLPRVLLGNHTKIKGVHFKQVSKAEITLDREIQAHMDGEPLLLNPGTHVINVFPKALRILSPVS